The following proteins are co-located in the Hydractinia symbiolongicarpus strain clone_291-10 chromosome 7, HSymV2.1, whole genome shotgun sequence genome:
- the LOC130649623 gene encoding uncharacterized protein LOC130649623 produces MDTKFIFALLVLIVGSVKGTDDEIEIVEEGEHFAEKVSTGDKVITYKVPSHRHGKLASVKLVVDPETGYEFANLPATKECFLRKSDKDEPSLAEVKKAVKVLKHSLPKSGERRMQSLLPKDCEDEFEIVEGLENAAEKYCVKGYQKRCMQVVEDKKETEKKAVEIAIKVKGDTGKRALLREFLACEMSSSMVIMSCDQRKLEAECHFRTSFCAYKLRCPLQLSTGYWYCKYTHDFSKVKCCDFKCKA; encoded by the exons ATG gatacaaaatttattttcgcgtTGTTGGTTCTCATTGTTGGTTCCGTAAAA GGTACTGATGATGAGATCGAGATAGTGGAGGAAGGTGAGCATTTTGCAGAAAAGGTTTCAACAGGTGATAAAGTTATCACATACAAGGTACCAAGTCACAGACACGGTAAACTTGCCAGCGTAAAATTGGTTGTGGACCCCGAAACT ggaTACGAATTTGCAAATCTACCAGCAACAAAAGAATGCTTTCTTCGAAAATCCGACAAGGATGAACCATCCTTGGCCGAGGTCAAGAAGGCTGTTAAAGTT CTTAAGCATTCTCTTCCAAAAAGCGGAGAAAGACGAATGCAATCGCTCTTACCAAAAGACTGCGAAGATGAATTTGAAATTGTTGAAGGGTTAGAGAATGCAGCAGAAAAGTATTGTGTAAAGGGGTATCAAAAAAGATGCATGCAAGTAGTCGAGGATAAAAAGGAAACCGAAAAAAAAGCTGTCGAAATTGCTATCA AAGTAAAAGGCGATACAGGAAAAAGGGCTCTACTTCGTGAGTTTCTGGCATGCGAAATGAGTTCATCTATGGTGATTATGTCATGTGATCAGAGGAAGTTGGAGGCTGAGTGTCACTTCCGTACGTCATTCTGTGCATACAAACTACGATGTCCACTCCAGCTGTCTACCGGTTATTGGTATTGCAAATACACTCATGATTTCTCGAAAGTAAAATGTTGTGACTTTAAATGTAAAGCttaa